CGGAGCGGGTGGCGAGCTGGCGCGGGGTGAGATCGGCGCATTTCATCGCCAAGGTCTGCCGGTGGAAGTCGAGGAATCCGGTGAGTATGTCGAGTTCGCTGCCCTGATCCGGCGGTTCACGCCTGTCTACGGTCATCAGGGCATTGTGTTGGGTCATCGGCGGCGAAGGCATCCGCTTTTCCTCCGGTCGAAGCGGCGGGGCCGCCGAACGTCGTCGCTCCCCGAAGGACGGCCGACCGAAGCCACCCGGTCTCGTCGCCGCCGTCCGTGTCCCCGGCACCGTGCCGGCTCGTTCGTTCCCGCATCGCATCGGCGGCACCGGCGGCGAGCAGGCGGCCCGGCTGCCTCGGGCCTGCGCTCGGCGAGGTGGGCGTTCGAGGTTGTGAAGCCGATCCCACCCGGCTGCCCCGGTGCCTCGTTCGTGACACGCTCGATGTCAGGACCATTCACGATGACCCAGGGACCTGCGCGCAGGCCTTGAGGGAGGACGGTCGACGATGCCCGAGGTTCGTGAGGACGAGCAGCCCGCGCCGTATGGCGGCGGTGCAGGCGCCCCCAGGCCGACCCGGCGAGTACGGGTACATCATCTGCGGGAGATGAAGGAGCGCGGCGAGGCCTGGCCGATGCTCACCGCCTACGACATGTACACCGCGAAGATCTTCGACGAGGCGGGCATTCCCGTGCTGCTGGTCGGCGATTCGGCGGCCAACAACGTGTACGGATACGAGAGCTCCCTTCCGGTGAGCGTCGACGAGCTCCTGCCGCTCGTCCGGGCGGTCACCCGCTCGGCGAACCGGGCGCTGGTCGTCGCGGACCTGCCCTTCGGCAGCTACCAGGCGTCCCCGGAACAGGCGCTGGCCACGTCCGTCCGGATGATGAAGGAGGGCCGCGCCCACGCGGTCAAGCTGGAGGGCGGCAGGCGATTCGCCCCGCAGGTCGAGGCGCTGACCTCGGCGGGCATCCCGGTGATGGGCCACATCGGCTTCACCCCGCAGAGCGAACACGGCCTGGGCGGATATCGGGTGCAGGGACGGGGCGCGGGCGCCGACGCGCTCGTGGCCGACGCAGTGGCGTTGGAGGCGGCCGGCGCCTTCGCCGTCGTGCTGGAGATGGTGCCCGCCGAGGCCGCGAAGCGCGTGACGGCCGAGCTCTCGATCCCCACCGTCGGCATCGGCGCGGGCCCGGACTGCGATGCGCAGGTGCTCGTCTGGCAGGACATGGCCGGCCTCAACCAAGGGCGTTCGCCTCGTTTCGTGAAGCGCTATGCCGACGTCGCGGGCGTGCTGTCCCAGGCGGCGCGCGAGTTCGCCGCCGAGGTACGCGGCGGGGCGTTCCCGGCCGAGGAGCACTCCTTCCACTGACCGGCTCGGCGCGGGCCGGGCTGCCAGACGGCGCCGGGCATCTCGACGTCCCGCGTCCGGCCGTGCTTCCGGACCCACGATGGGTCGGCCCCTGAGGCGAGACGTGCGGCGACGGTGGAGCGGTCGGCCTCGGCTGGCGGCTCCACCCGCCGTGCCTCCGCTCGGCCGGGCGGGGTCGGTCAGGGCCGGAGTCGGACCGGACACGGCTCGGCCAGGACACGGCTCGGTCAGGATCGGGACCGACCGGAACCGGGCTCGGCCGGCGCTGTGACCGACCAGAACCAGACCAGAACCGACCTGGCCGGGGCCGACCACGGCCGGCGAGCCGCCCGGTCGCCGATTCGTGGATCCTCGGCGAGCCTCGACCCGTCCCGGCCGCGCCGAGGGACGCGCGGCGGCCCCGAGACGGGCCGATCCGCCGCTCTGCGGCCTCAGGCGGGCGGCGGGGTGCCGTCGCCGAAGGGACTGCCGCCGAGCGTCTCCCGGCCGTGGGGTGAGTGCCAGCCCGCGAGATCAGGTCCCGCCGGGACGATGCGGGTGGGGTTGATCCGGTCGTGCGTCTGGTAGTAGTGCCGCTTGATGTGGTCGAAGTCCACCGTGTCGCCGAAGCCCGGCGTCTGGAACAGGTCTCGGGCGTAGTCCCACAGCACCGGCAGCTCGGTGAGCTTGTCGCGATTGCACTTGAAGTGACCGTGGTAGACGGCGTCGAAGCGGACCAGGGTGGTGAACAGTCGGATGTCCGCCTCGGTGATGGACTCGCCCACCAGATATCGGCGCCCGGCCAGTCGGTCCGACAGTCGATCCAGCTCGCCGAAGAGATCGGCGAACGCCTCGTCGTAGGCCTCCTGCGAGGTGGCGAAGCCCGCTCGGTAGACGCCGTTGTTGACCTTGCGGAAGATCGGCTCGACCACCTCGTCGATCTCCGCCCGAGCCGCCGTCGGGTACAGGTCCGGGGCGCCGGGACGGTGGAACGCGGCCCATTCGGTCGAGAGGTCCAGCGAGATCCGCGGGTAGTCGTTGGTCACGACCTCCCCGGTCCTGACGTCCACCACGCTGGGCACGGTGACCCGGCCGGTGAACTCGGGGTCGCGGGCGCGGTAGGCCTCGGCGAGGTACTCGATGCCCAGCACCGGATCGCGGCCGCCGGGATCGAGGGTGAAGCGCCAGCCCCGTTCGTCCCGGATCGGGTCGACGACGCCGACGGACAGCACGTCGGCCAGGCCGAGGAGTCGGTGCACGATGATCGATCGATGCGCCCACGGGCAGGCCTTCGACACCACCAGTCGATAGCGGCCCGGCTCCACGACGCGGCCCGAGGAGCCTGACTCGGTGATGCGATCGGTGAAGCGGTTCGCCTGTCGGACGAACTCGCCGCCCGCCGAGGTCTCCGCCCCGAACTGCGCACCAGACATGCCTGTCAGCCTAGGCCGGTGCGTCGGTTCGCGCGGATCGTCTCACTCCGCGGACGCGGACCGAGCGGCGTCGCCCGCGTCGGCGATCCGGTCGAGCACCGGGTCGAGGGCCGCGCGCAGCACGGCGGCGGCCTCGGCGAGCGACGGGCCGTGCCAGGTGAGGTGTCGGCCCGAGATCAGGGCCGCGGGCATGCCGGGGAAGGCCTCCGGGCCGTCCGAGGCGTGAAAGGCGTAGGGCTCGTCGGGCAGCACCACCAGGTCGGCCGCACCGTCCCGGAAGAGACCCCGCAGCTCGTCGAGCGACGGCCTCGGGTACCGATCACCGTCGGCGGGAGCGCCCTCCGACGGGTCGCCCTCACAGGCGTTGGCCACGCCCAGTCTGCGCAGCACGTCGCCGGCGAACGTGTCCGGGCCGAGGACGACCCACGGCCTGCGCCACACCGGGATCACCGCCCTGGCGCGGACCGAGGGCAGCCGGGCCCAGTTCGAGGCCGCCGTTCGCCACCAGGCGGGCGGAGCGACGTCGAACACCTCGCGAAGCAGTCGCCGCAGCGAGCCGAGCGCCTCGGGCACGGTCGCCGGAGCCGCCGTGACCCACACCGGGATGCCGTGGGCCCGCAGCTCCGCGACGTCCTGCGGCCTGCTCTCCTCGCCGTTGGCCAGGACCAGGTCCGGAGCCAGCCGCCGCACCTCGGCCACCACCGGGTACTTCGAACCGCCCACCCGGACCACGTCCAGATCGGGCGGATGCACGCAGTAGTCGGTGGCGCCGATCAGGGCGCCCGGCGCGACGGAGGCCACCGTCTCGGTGAGCGACGGGACCAGCGAGACCACCCGCCTCGGCGGCCGGGGCACCGGGACGGCGGCGCCGAGATCGTCCCGGCGGATCACGACTCGGCGCTCTCGCTCAGGCGGACGTCGCCCGACGCGCCGGAACCGGGGACCCGTTCCACGGGGCGCGCGCCGCCGCCCGCCGCGCCGACGGCCGTGCCCACCACGCCCAGGCCGTATGTCCCGCGCGAGTCCGTCTCGCCCGCCACGCCCTCGGCCGGCCCGGCGCCCGGCGGCCGGTCTCCGTCCGTCCCCCGCTCGTCGTCGACCGGCGTCGGGTCCGTCGGTGCGGGATCGACCGGCATCGAATCTGTCGGCATCGGTTCGAGGCGCACTCGGCGAGTGATCGGATCGGCCGAGGTCAGCCGCACCCGTAGCCGCCCGCCCAGCGGCAGACCGACGGCGTGCCGAGCCAGCACGGGCGGGTCCGTGATGAAGAGCTCGCTGCCGTTGTCTCCGGAGCGCACCACCGTCGCCTCGAACTCCTCGCCGACGCGAGGGGCCAGCGCCCAGGCCTCACTCTGACTCACGCAGGCCCGTTCCACGCGGCCCGCGAGCTGATCGGAGGCTCCCATCAGCGACGGCAGCCTCGGCAGCGCGGCCAGGACCCACTCGGCGGGCTCGACGCCCGCCTGCGCCGCGAGACAGATCTCGGTGCCGAACCGGTCCACCAGGCGCCGCAGCGGCGCGGTCACGTGGGCATAAGGGGCGCCGATGCCCGCATGGCCGTTCTGTGCGGGCGCACCCGCGTCGAAGGCGGTGTAGCCCGCGCCGCGCAGCAACCGGGTCGCGTCCATGAACAACGCCATGGACTCGGGCCTGACCGGATCGAGGCCTGCGAGCAGTCGAGCGGGCTGGACGTCCGGCGGCCACGGCACCCCCAGCGCCCGTGCGTCGGCCCGCAGCCGCTCCACGGCCGCGGCCTCCGGTTCGGGCAGCGTCCGGAGGACGCCGACCCCCGCGTCCACCATGATCTCGGCGGCGACCATGCCCGTGAGCAGGGAGATCTCGGCGTTCCAGTCGTCGATCTCGGACCGCCGCCGGATGGCGGGCCGCCAGCCGCCCGCCCCGTCGGGGACGACCTGCTGGTCGGGCAGCTCCAACTCGATGGCGCCGCGCCGCTGCGCGAGGGCCCGACGGAGCCTGCCCAGCTCGGGGAGCAGCGCGATCGACGGGTGCGGCGTGCCCGCCGCCAACGAGTCGGCCACGGTGTCGAAGTCCAGACACGCCACCGAGCGCACCAGGGCACGGCAGACCGACGCCGACTCCACCTCCCCGTCGGCGTCGAGGTCCATCGTCCACAGCACGGCGGGTCGGACGCGGTCCGGCAGCAGGCTGGCGGCGTCCTCCGACAGCACCGGCGGGTGCAGCGGGATCACGCCGTCCGGCAGGTAGAGCGTCTGGCCGCGCCTGCGGACCTCGGCGTCGAGGAGGCCGCCGGGCACGACGACGGCGCCCAGGTCGGCGATCGCGTAATGCACGCGATAACCACGTCGGCGCCGCTCGAGGTACATGATCTGATCGAGGTCCTTGGCGCCGGCCGGATCGATGGAGGCCAGCGGAAGGTCGGTGGCGTCACGGCGCGGACCGGGCGCCAGGTCTCGACCTGCCGCCTGCTCGGCTTCGACGAGCACTCCGGGCGGGAACTCCGAAGGCAGGTCGAACTCGGCACGCACCTGGCTGAAGTCCAGGCCTGCGGCTGTGCTGCGGCTCGTCCTGGCGGGCACGGTCCTCGACCCTACTGGGAATCCGCCGCCGAACACACCAGGTTCTTCCCTGACTTCGCACGGTGATGGAATCATCGAGGGGTGTCACCGTCAGTCACGGTTGATCACGCAACGGCCATCCCGCAGCCACGAGGAGCCTCCGGTGCACACCCCCCTCGGTCCGCCGCCCGACGACTCCGCCGCCCCGACTCCCGACTCGGTCGGCCCCGACCAGGCCGGCCCGCGCCCCGTCTCGGCCGGCCCCGACGCAGACCTCTTCCCCGCCGCCGCCCATCCCGACGACTCGCTTCCCGATATCGCGGAAGGGGGCGGTCGTGCCGGCGCGGCGCACTCCGACCCCGATAAGGGTGACGCCGATCCACGTACCTCGACGGCGGCCCTGAGTCCCGACACAGCGGCCGCGAGCAGTCGCCCGACCGCGAGTGCCCACGTCACACGCACCGCGACCGCGACGACCGAGACCGAGGCCGTCGGTCCGACGGCCGACGTCGTGATCGCCGATCCGCCGCGCCGGAGCATGCCGCCTGCCACCGCCGACGTCCCCCCGGCAACCGAGGCCGCCGCCTCGGCGACCACCGTCGCCACGCCGGAGCGGTGGGAGGCCGGAACCGGGCGGACCGCCACGCCCGCCACCACGTCCCCGGCTGCCTCAGCAGCCCCGGCTGCCGCCACCGCGCGGATCGTCCCGGCGGACACACCGCGTCCGGCACAGGACGAGTCGGCCCCCCGACCACGCCACGCCGGCGCCGTACGGGAGGGCCCGACCACGGGTCCCGCAACGGCGGCCCCGGACGCGACCGGGGAACCGCGCAGGCGGACGTTCGAGGCCGACGCCCTGCCCGCCGACGTCGTCACCCTGGGGGACGGCCACGCCGAGCGAGCCGCACCGGACCGGACCCGACGGCCGGGGCATCACGACACGGACGAGGCACTCGGCGACGATCGGCCGGATCGGGGGGTGTTCGAGATACCCGCCGACCGCGCGACCCGGCGCCGCGACGACACCGGATCGGCCGAACCGCCGCGGGCGGGTCGGCCCCGCGCGACCGGCCCGCGGCGCCCGCTGCCGCCGTCGCTGCCGACCGCGGGCGACGCCTCGGTCCCGCGCAGCCGCGTCGACGTGAGCGCCTGGCTCGGCGCGCTGCTGAGTCTGCCGTGGACCCTGAGCAGTCTCGGCCTGCTACTCGTCGTCGGCGCGCTGCTCGGTGATCACGTGTGGGCACCGTTGACCTGGCTGGTTCCGGTGTCATGGCTGCTCTCGGCGTCGGTGATCTTCCTGCCTGGTTGTGAGAGCCTCCTGGCCAGGATCTCCTTGAACT
This genomic stretch from Actinoalloteichus hoggarensis harbors:
- the panB gene encoding 3-methyl-2-oxobutanoate hydroxymethyltransferase, translating into MPEVREDEQPAPYGGGAGAPRPTRRVRVHHLREMKERGEAWPMLTAYDMYTAKIFDEAGIPVLLVGDSAANNVYGYESSLPVSVDELLPLVRAVTRSANRALVVADLPFGSYQASPEQALATSVRMMKEGRAHAVKLEGGRRFAPQVEALTSAGIPVMGHIGFTPQSEHGLGGYRVQGRGAGADALVADAVALEAAGAFAVVLEMVPAEAAKRVTAELSIPTVGIGAGPDCDAQVLVWQDMAGLNQGRSPRFVKRYADVAGVLSQAAREFAAEVRGGAFPAEEHSFH
- a CDS encoding glutathione S-transferase family protein; the protein is MSGAQFGAETSAGGEFVRQANRFTDRITESGSSGRVVEPGRYRLVVSKACPWAHRSIIVHRLLGLADVLSVGVVDPIRDERGWRFTLDPGGRDPVLGIEYLAEAYRARDPEFTGRVTVPSVVDVRTGEVVTNDYPRISLDLSTEWAAFHRPGAPDLYPTAARAEIDEVVEPIFRKVNNGVYRAGFATSQEAYDEAFADLFGELDRLSDRLAGRRYLVGESITEADIRLFTTLVRFDAVYHGHFKCNRDKLTELPVLWDYARDLFQTPGFGDTVDFDHIKRHYYQTHDRINPTRIVPAGPDLAGWHSPHGRETLGGSPFGDGTPPPA
- a CDS encoding helical backbone metal receptor, which produces MIRRDDLGAAVPVPRPPRRVVSLVPSLTETVASVAPGALIGATDYCVHPPDLDVVRVGGSKYPVVAEVRRLAPDLVLANGEESRPQDVAELRAHGIPVWVTAAPATVPEALGSLRRLLREVFDVAPPAWWRTAASNWARLPSVRARAVIPVWRRPWVVLGPDTFAGDVLRRLGVANACEGDPSEGAPADGDRYPRPSLDELRGLFRDGAADLVVLPDEPYAFHASDGPEAFPGMPAALISGRHLTWHGPSLAEAAAVLRAALDPVLDRIADAGDAARSASAE
- a CDS encoding M48 family metalloprotease gives rise to the protein MHTPLGPPPDDSAAPTPDSVGPDQAGPRPVSAGPDADLFPAAAHPDDSLPDIAEGGGRAGAAHSDPDKGDADPRTSTAALSPDTAAASSRPTASAHVTRTATATTETEAVGPTADVVIADPPRRSMPPATADVPPATEAAASATTVATPERWEAGTGRTATPATTSPAASAAPAAATARIVPADTPRPAQDESAPRPRHAGAVREGPTTGPATAAPDATGEPRRRTFEADALPADVVTLGDGHAERAAPDRTRRPGHHDTDEALGDDRPDRGVFEIPADRATRRRDDTGSAEPPRAGRPRATGPRRPLPPSLPTAGDASVPRSRVDVSAWLGALLSLPWTLSSLGLLLVVGALLGDHVWAPLTWLVPVSWLLSASVIFLPGCESLLARISLNSRPPTEGERRVLEPIWDSVLDDVVADPRRFQLWVQDVPELNAAAAGGRIVIVTKGALRLPAHTLAAVLAHELGHHLGGHSLILRLHGWYSIPIRLFLALTVGIARLVGAIGNAITRTGSAVGMALALIALVAGLAFAIYLSPILLLVPVASVLLAAASRLSEIRADRMAARLGYGPALIEVLTQWMRDGHAANRTPPGLRARLFASHPSHSRRIRKLEEYLGR